Proteins from one Chitinophaga oryzae genomic window:
- a CDS encoding TonB-dependent receptor plug domain-containing protein, with protein MKKMLLIGSHLLLLLLCMTTFSAVAQKKIPLIQALDKVSAALGTRFVYEASLLANKTTTADLSDLKNKQVEEVLKAILYPNDLLFLYVDKNHYTIVARKQKSKGADQLQPDDDVTIPGDSMRQLRGKVMSNYNEPLAGVTIRAGRYAGVTNNEGDFTLRVGPQETILDATAIGWQTVHIDISPKNGLWYPITMQASTSLLKEIAIVSTGYQKIEKSQLTGAASTISAKDYDQRTAVTGNFLENLEGKIPGLVYNSLSKELSIRGVSTFDAVKRPLIVVDGFPTEIDISTINPNDIISVSVLRDAAAAAIYGVQASNGVIVIETKRGKSGKPVFSLRATYALQAKPDFGYLHYPGSTEYAQLMKDRVMLGGHSRRIYRYGAAIDPIYELLFRVKEGTLSADEADRQIAEIASYNSQADYKRLFFRTKTAQQLDFDVSGGNEKSTYLLGINYVGEALTQRRSDNQRFVLNFANTYKFTDRFSFDFRAVYNNSVNKSGKAVPYTDAPPHQRFTDEQGNALPSFYGPGKESNSVRSVAQNEIIKSLGLYDQLYYPYEEPFNTTTKINLSALRLQGRLNATLTKWLTLDVGGAYENQQTGNGYLRTEKAYTVRRLLNTRAKKDPSTGRPLFVDLPPVASIRSTILKATPIRCAAS; from the coding sequence ATGAAAAAAATGCTACTGATTGGTAGTCACCTGCTGTTGCTATTATTGTGCATGACCACGTTTTCGGCCGTGGCACAGAAAAAGATACCGCTGATACAGGCGCTGGACAAAGTTTCAGCCGCCCTCGGCACCCGTTTCGTTTATGAAGCTTCCCTGCTGGCCAATAAAACCACCACTGCCGACCTCAGCGACCTTAAAAACAAACAGGTGGAAGAAGTGCTGAAAGCTATCCTCTATCCCAACGACCTGCTATTCCTGTATGTGGATAAAAATCACTATACCATAGTAGCACGGAAGCAGAAGTCCAAAGGAGCTGACCAGCTGCAGCCGGACGACGACGTGACCATTCCCGGCGATTCCATGCGGCAGCTGCGCGGCAAGGTAATGAGCAACTACAACGAACCGCTGGCAGGCGTTACTATCCGGGCCGGCCGTTATGCCGGGGTAACGAACAACGAAGGCGACTTCACGCTGCGGGTGGGCCCGCAGGAAACCATTCTCGATGCAACTGCCATAGGCTGGCAAACCGTACATATCGACATCTCTCCCAAAAATGGATTATGGTACCCCATCACCATGCAGGCTTCTACCAGCCTGCTGAAAGAGATCGCTATCGTTTCCACCGGTTACCAGAAAATCGAAAAATCGCAGCTCACCGGTGCAGCCAGTACGATATCGGCAAAAGATTACGACCAGCGTACAGCCGTTACCGGTAACTTCCTGGAAAATCTCGAAGGTAAAATCCCCGGCCTGGTATATAACAGCCTCTCCAAAGAGCTGTCCATCCGGGGCGTATCCACTTTCGATGCGGTGAAACGCCCGCTGATAGTGGTAGACGGCTTTCCCACGGAAATAGACATCAGTACCATTAATCCCAACGATATCATCTCTGTATCTGTGCTGCGCGATGCCGCCGCGGCCGCCATCTATGGCGTGCAGGCTTCCAACGGAGTAATCGTCATCGAAACCAAGAGGGGCAAAAGCGGAAAACCGGTCTTTAGCCTGCGCGCTACCTATGCGTTGCAGGCTAAGCCGGATTTCGGGTATCTGCATTACCCCGGCTCAACAGAATATGCCCAGCTCATGAAAGACCGCGTGATGCTGGGTGGTCATTCCCGTCGCATTTACCGCTATGGTGCGGCCATCGATCCGATATATGAACTGCTGTTCCGCGTAAAGGAAGGCACCCTCAGTGCAGATGAGGCCGACCGCCAGATTGCGGAAATAGCCAGTTACAACAGCCAGGCGGATTATAAACGGCTTTTTTTCCGCACAAAAACAGCCCAGCAACTGGACTTTGACGTAAGCGGCGGAAATGAAAAAAGCACCTATCTGCTTGGCATCAATTACGTCGGTGAAGCACTGACCCAAAGACGCTCCGATAACCAGCGTTTTGTCCTGAACTTTGCCAATACCTACAAATTCACCGACCGTTTCTCTTTCGATTTCCGGGCGGTGTACAACAACAGCGTCAATAAAAGCGGCAAGGCGGTGCCATATACGGACGCGCCACCGCACCAGCGCTTTACAGATGAGCAAGGCAATGCCCTCCCTTCGTTTTATGGCCCCGGGAAGGAGTCCAATTCTGTCCGCAGCGTTGCTCAGAACGAAATCATCAAAAGCCTGGGCCTCTACGATCAGTTGTATTATCCCTACGAAGAGCCGTTTAACACCACTACAAAAATCAACCTGTCGGCCCTGCGGCTGCAGGGACGTCTCAACGCCACCCTCACAAAATGGCTCACACTGGATGTAGGCGGCGCCTACGAAAATCAGCAAACAGGCAACGGCTACCTGAGAACGGAAAAAGCATACACCGTCCGCCGGCTGCTGAACACCCGCGCAAAGAAAGATCCGTCCACAGGCAGACCGCTTTTTGTGGACCTTCCCCCGGTGGCATCTATACGCTCGACAATATTAAAGGCAACGCCTATACGGTGCGCGGCCAGTTAA
- a CDS encoding FecR family protein, producing MDYHQYDKNDFLEDASLLAYVKGDDPVVTRFWEDWAQQQPPNIDEFRKAVFLLRHLLSAERISVRPGTEQEVWGRISQAIDTAAATPVRTIGLRRWVAAAAVFLLLAGAGTGYYIYRYTGTQTVYATYGTKKQIVLADASVVTLNANSSLRYARHWGKNSVREVWLDGEAYFEVQHLKKDAFPLKAGERFLVHTGELDIEVLGTTFNVKDRRGITTVYLKTGAVKVSTNATGVLSIKPGEEAEYRQQEGVLTKHPGDADAAAWLDNKMVLHNTPVKEIVQVLEDTYGYKVVLTDTAVANRRINGVLPLKNTETLLYILSNMLDVDINVNKSDSTLLFRPGK from the coding sequence TTGGACTATCATCAATATGACAAGAACGATTTCCTGGAAGACGCTTCCCTGCTCGCTTATGTGAAGGGAGACGACCCTGTCGTTACGCGTTTCTGGGAAGACTGGGCCCAGCAGCAACCGCCTAATATCGATGAGTTCAGGAAGGCGGTGTTCCTGTTACGCCACCTGCTGTCCGCCGAAAGGATCAGTGTCCGGCCGGGAACGGAGCAGGAGGTATGGGGTCGTATTTCACAAGCGATAGATACTGCAGCGGCTACGCCGGTGCGCACTATAGGCCTGCGCCGCTGGGTGGCCGCGGCTGCCGTATTCCTGTTGCTGGCAGGCGCGGGGACCGGATATTATATTTACCGCTATACCGGCACACAGACCGTCTACGCCACCTACGGAACAAAAAAGCAGATCGTACTGGCCGATGCCTCCGTGGTGACGCTCAACGCCAATTCCAGCCTGCGGTATGCCCGTCACTGGGGGAAAAACAGCGTGCGGGAGGTATGGCTCGACGGGGAGGCTTACTTTGAAGTACAGCACCTGAAAAAAGACGCGTTCCCGCTGAAAGCCGGAGAACGCTTCCTCGTGCATACCGGAGAACTGGACATCGAAGTACTGGGTACCACCTTTAACGTGAAAGACCGGAGGGGAATTACCACCGTATACCTGAAGACCGGCGCAGTGAAAGTAAGTACCAATGCCACCGGTGTGCTGAGCATAAAGCCCGGTGAAGAAGCCGAGTACCGGCAGCAGGAAGGGGTACTCACCAAACATCCCGGTGACGCCGATGCAGCCGCCTGGCTGGACAATAAAATGGTCCTGCATAATACGCCGGTGAAAGAAATTGTGCAGGTACTGGAAGACACCTACGGCTATAAGGTGGTGCTGACAGATACCGCTGTCGCCAACCGCAGGATTAATGGGGTCTTACCATTAAAAAATACCGAAACATTATTGTACATACTATCCAACATGCTGGATGTGGATATAAACGTCAATAAATCGGACAGCACGCTGCTGTTCAGGCCTGGTAAATAG
- a CDS encoding RNA polymerase sigma factor, with translation MNELAADPITWWKSFLEGDKDALSSLYRHYFPVLYEYGVRLHDQEELVKDCIQDLFVKLWTNRSTLQQARDPRLYLLIALRGGIYNKLRPAGIRKVVPYEPHHDFRLTFSAESAYVKKEAAGLQSQQLLQALEKLSARQKEIIYLRFYEEMEYDDISAVMGISVKAAYKLYARALEALRGVLNISMSALLLLLAQHKA, from the coding sequence ATGAACGAACTGGCAGCTGATCCTATAACATGGTGGAAATCATTCCTGGAAGGGGATAAAGACGCCCTGTCGTCCCTCTACCGGCACTATTTCCCCGTGTTGTACGAGTATGGGGTACGGCTGCACGATCAGGAGGAGCTGGTAAAAGACTGTATCCAGGACCTGTTTGTTAAACTCTGGACGAACCGCAGTACCTTACAGCAGGCCCGGGATCCCCGCCTGTACCTGTTGATTGCCCTGCGGGGCGGTATCTATAATAAACTGAGACCGGCAGGTATCCGGAAGGTGGTCCCGTATGAGCCGCACCATGATTTCCGGTTGACATTCTCCGCCGAATCGGCCTATGTAAAAAAGGAAGCCGCGGGGCTGCAGTCCCAACAGCTGCTACAGGCGCTGGAAAAGCTGAGCGCCCGGCAGAAAGAGATCATTTACCTGCGTTTTTATGAAGAAATGGAATACGATGATATTTCCGCTGTTATGGGAATCTCTGTTAAAGCGGCCTATAAACTGTATGCCCGTGCGCTGGAAGCATTGCGCGGCGTGCTGAACATATCCATGTCCGCGCTGCTGTTGCTGCTGGCACAACATAAAGCCTGA
- the tnpA gene encoding IS66 family insertion sequence element accessory protein TnpA, which yields MKKSKFTESQIIGILNGQESGKSVADICRDHGISQATFYQWKSKYSGLEVNQLKKLKDLESELAQYKKIVAEQAFQITVMKDVIEKKL from the coding sequence ATGAAAAAATCAAAATTTACAGAAAGCCAGATTATTGGGATTCTAAATGGCCAGGAATCAGGCAAATCGGTAGCCGACATCTGTCGTGATCATGGAATAAGCCAGGCGACATTTTATCAGTGGAAGTCGAAATACTCCGGGCTTGAAGTCAATCAGTTAAAGAAACTGAAGGATCTGGAGTCGGAACTTGCCCAGTACAAAAAAATAGTAGCGGAACAAGCCTTTCAGATCACCGTAATGAAAGATGTCATAGAAAAAAAGCTCTAA
- a CDS encoding IS3 family transposase translates to MDYARDSHKMSIRQALRLFQIHPSVYYYKPLPDGDEDIREKLSELSQLHNRWGFWMMHHYLRNLNHKWNHKRVYRVYTEMGLNMRRKHKKRLPARIMEPLLQPLRPNITWSMDFMHDTLSNGVTFRSFNIIDDYNREALNITIDTNLTSKRIIRQLDQLIAWRGQPLKIRVDNGPEFVAEALSQWAEIRCVELKFIQKGKPFQNGYMERFNRSYREEVLDAFCFTRLGEAQILSNAWMWVYNNQRPHKALGYRSPIDFLCRHQKTNTFPTLQKDEGFEWETLVENVTV, encoded by the coding sequence GTGGATTATGCCCGTGATAGCCATAAAATGAGTATCCGGCAGGCGTTAAGATTGTTTCAAATCCATCCTTCTGTTTACTATTATAAACCATTGCCAGACGGTGACGAAGATATTCGGGAGAAATTATCTGAATTGTCGCAATTGCATAATCGCTGGGGATTCTGGATGATGCACCATTATCTGCGTAATCTGAACCACAAATGGAATCACAAGCGGGTATACAGGGTCTATACAGAGATGGGACTCAATATGAGGCGTAAGCATAAAAAACGCCTACCAGCAAGAATAATGGAGCCATTGCTACAGCCTCTCAGACCTAATATAACCTGGTCCATGGATTTTATGCATGACACACTAAGCAATGGTGTTACTTTCAGATCATTTAATATCATCGATGACTATAACAGAGAGGCTCTAAACATCACTATTGATACCAACTTAACCAGCAAGCGTATTATCAGGCAGCTGGACCAATTGATTGCCTGGCGTGGACAACCGTTAAAGATCAGAGTCGATAATGGGCCGGAGTTTGTTGCTGAAGCACTCTCTCAATGGGCTGAGATCCGATGTGTCGAACTCAAATTCATCCAGAAGGGTAAACCTTTCCAGAATGGTTATATGGAGCGCTTCAATAGAAGCTACCGCGAGGAAGTATTGGATGCATTTTGTTTTACCCGCCTGGGGGAAGCTCAAATACTTTCAAACGCCTGGATGTGGGTGTACAACAACCAAAGACCACACAAGGCACTGGGTTACAGATCGCCAATAGATTTTCTATGTCGGCATCAAAAAACCAACACATTTCCTACTCTTCAAAAAGATGAAGGATTTGAGTGGGAAACCTTAGTTGAAAACGTTACTGTCTGA
- a CDS encoding peptidase domain-containing ABC transporter, translated as MRFPFYFQLDKFDCGPTCLKMVAKYFGRSYDLQYLRDKCFVTRNGVSLLGISQAAETLGLRSLMVKVELEVLIKECPLPAILHWNQEHFIVLYKIRRKKSLFYGKTSNQFIIGDPAFGITKIDEETFRKCWTASSSIPGVALLLEPTSNFHTNKVMREHSPRYVFLLSYLRPFKRQLWTLSFYMILSAAIASSFPYLTKGVVDKGVASKSYYFVTLFFVSQLFLFLGSTVVEMLRRWLALHINAKVSLHIVSDFLKKMLRLPTVFFDSKSIGDITQRVNDHHRIEGFLSNDVVSTFFSLAIIMVFASMLLLYSWIIGVIFIGLSLLGVFWIFLFQRKRRKLDYIRFAHSKLSQEKLFEMISGIQEIKLYGSETAKRWEWEFLHLRLYRLNISSLKLEQFQTTGFMFLTHLKNIVISFLSAVLVIKGEMSLGVMLSISYIMGQTNGPLDQMVRFFKSAQDASLSLDRLLEIHQSREEEKEADSLSSEVDRKCLIGNDLILKNVSFQYQGPRSPFVLKNICLNIPTGRITAIVGASGSGKSTLMKLLLGSYKPIEGNICVGDVNLSTCTPGNWRRLCGTVMQDGFIFNDTITRNIALDGEEVDLARLKMAAEISNIEEFVSQLPLRYHTRIGNSGVGLSGGQKQRILIARSVYKDPQYLFLDEATSSLDANNERLVMSNLNSFFKGRTVIIIAHRLSTVMNADQIVVLEKGEVAEIGTHQLLITKRGRYYELIRNQLELGD; from the coding sequence ATGAGATTCCCATTTTATTTTCAGTTAGATAAATTTGATTGCGGGCCTACCTGCTTAAAAATGGTGGCTAAGTATTTTGGTAGGTCGTATGATTTGCAATACTTACGAGATAAGTGTTTTGTTACTCGTAATGGCGTCAGCCTTTTGGGGATCAGCCAGGCGGCAGAAACACTGGGGCTTAGATCACTGATGGTGAAAGTTGAGTTGGAGGTGCTAATTAAAGAATGTCCTTTACCAGCAATTTTGCATTGGAACCAGGAACACTTTATTGTACTTTATAAGATTCGAAGGAAGAAATCTCTATTTTATGGAAAAACCTCGAATCAATTTATTATCGGTGATCCTGCCTTCGGCATAACAAAGATTGACGAAGAAACTTTTAGAAAGTGTTGGACCGCTTCGTCATCCATTCCTGGTGTTGCCTTGCTATTGGAGCCAACATCAAATTTTCATACAAATAAAGTGATGAGGGAGCATAGTCCCAGATATGTTTTTCTTTTAAGTTATCTCAGGCCATTTAAAAGGCAGCTTTGGACTTTGTCGTTTTATATGATACTGTCTGCAGCAATTGCTTCATCATTTCCGTATCTTACTAAAGGGGTGGTAGATAAAGGAGTCGCATCAAAAAGTTATTACTTTGTTACCCTTTTTTTTGTTTCTCAGCTGTTCTTGTTTCTAGGTAGTACAGTTGTGGAAATGTTACGAAGGTGGTTGGCTCTTCATATAAATGCTAAAGTTAGTTTGCATATAGTATCTGATTTTTTGAAGAAGATGTTAAGACTTCCTACTGTTTTTTTTGATAGTAAGTCCATCGGCGATATTACGCAACGTGTAAATGATCATCATCGAATTGAAGGGTTTCTGAGTAATGATGTAGTAAGTACTTTTTTCTCGCTTGCAATTATAATGGTCTTTGCTTCAATGCTGCTTTTATATAGTTGGATTATTGGGGTAATATTTATCGGACTTAGTCTTTTGGGTGTTTTTTGGATTTTTTTGTTTCAAAGAAAGAGGAGGAAGCTCGATTATATAAGGTTTGCCCACAGTAAACTGTCTCAGGAAAAATTATTTGAGATGATTAGTGGGATACAAGAGATAAAATTATATGGTAGTGAAACTGCAAAACGCTGGGAGTGGGAGTTTTTGCACCTTCGTTTATATAGATTGAATATCAGTAGTCTGAAACTGGAACAGTTTCAGACTACTGGATTTATGTTTTTAACTCACTTGAAGAATATTGTTATTTCCTTTTTGTCCGCCGTGTTGGTTATTAAAGGCGAGATGAGCCTCGGTGTAATGTTGAGTATATCTTATATTATGGGACAGACAAATGGTCCTCTTGATCAAATGGTGAGATTTTTCAAATCGGCTCAGGATGCTAGTTTAAGTTTAGATCGTTTATTAGAGATTCATCAAAGTAGAGAAGAGGAAAAGGAGGCAGATTCTTTATCTTCAGAGGTTGATAGAAAATGTTTAATTGGAAATGATCTCATTTTAAAAAATGTTTCGTTTCAATATCAAGGTCCTCGATCACCCTTCGTACTTAAGAATATTTGTTTGAATATTCCCACGGGAAGGATTACAGCAATAGTTGGCGCTAGCGGAAGTGGAAAATCGACTTTGATGAAGTTGTTGTTGGGATCGTATAAGCCGATTGAAGGAAATATATGCGTCGGAGATGTTAACCTTTCTACATGTACACCTGGAAACTGGAGGAGGTTGTGTGGCACAGTAATGCAAGATGGGTTCATTTTTAATGATACAATAACTCGCAATATAGCATTAGATGGAGAGGAAGTCGATCTTGCGCGTTTGAAAATGGCTGCCGAGATTAGCAATATTGAAGAGTTTGTTAGCCAGCTTCCTCTTCGGTATCATACTCGTATCGGTAACAGCGGAGTAGGCTTAAGTGGAGGGCAGAAGCAAAGGATTTTAATCGCAAGATCTGTTTATAAAGACCCGCAATATTTATTTTTAGATGAGGCGACTTCGAGTTTAGATGCTAATAACGAACGGTTAGTAATGAGTAATCTCAATAGTTTCTTTAAAGGAAGAACTGTAATAATAATTGCCCACAGGCTAAGTACAGTTATGAATGCAGATCAAATAGTCGTCTTAGAAAAGGGAGAGGTTGCTGAGATTGGAACTCATCAATTGCTTATTACTAAGAGAGGACGATACTATGAGTTGATTAGAAATCAACTTGAACTTGGAGATTAG
- a CDS encoding radical SAM/SPASM domain-containing protein: MKLSKYFLTTDTLDEVGIPNKRIIFSTRTATSILVDESIYKDLIESNLANIEPGILSKLIDKEFLVSEDQDEFQSIVTANSAAKKDGKFLSMTIQPSANCQLGCHYCGQLHSKHYASDQVIEKYYERIVQLLSDREYRGLSITWYGGEPLTGYGAIRKTSEKLISLANERGMAYFSNMVTNGLSLKPSIFEELVEVCKITDYQITIDGTAESHDKRRITKSGESTFDLIMKNICDVSQMDIYSARNCNISVRVNIDKTNYQYVDPLIDLIREKELQSKVTMYFAPIVDFGGNDAGKESLDKEFFAGKEIEWLLRCYENEIKVKVLPSRTHSVCMAENRDSEVLDAFGNIYACWEFPYSESYAQGDSLIGNLFLPKETYNENATLRNWNEMLTSGATWCKTCNHLPVCGGGCPKSWHEGTPACPPFKFNYKDKLLLDYYIKKKNEVDKENNEVDKENIEVIK; the protein is encoded by the coding sequence ATGAAATTATCTAAGTACTTTTTGACCACTGATACGTTGGATGAGGTGGGTATCCCTAATAAGAGGATAATATTTTCTACACGTACCGCGACCTCCATTTTGGTAGATGAATCAATTTACAAGGATTTAATAGAGAGTAATTTAGCGAACATTGAACCAGGAATACTATCCAAACTAATTGATAAGGAATTTTTGGTCTCAGAAGACCAGGACGAGTTTCAAAGTATTGTTACGGCTAATTCGGCCGCAAAGAAAGATGGGAAGTTTCTTTCTATGACGATACAGCCGTCAGCGAACTGTCAATTAGGGTGCCATTATTGTGGTCAATTGCATTCAAAGCACTATGCTTCGGATCAAGTTATTGAGAAATATTATGAAAGAATTGTGCAGTTATTATCTGACCGAGAATATAGAGGGTTGTCTATTACATGGTATGGAGGTGAGCCGCTAACAGGATACGGTGCTATAAGGAAGACGTCGGAAAAATTGATTTCGTTGGCGAATGAGCGGGGAATGGCATACTTTTCTAATATGGTGACTAATGGACTTAGTTTGAAGCCATCTATATTTGAGGAACTAGTTGAGGTCTGCAAAATTACGGACTATCAGATTACCATCGATGGTACTGCTGAGAGCCACGATAAAAGACGTATTACGAAAAGCGGGGAATCTACGTTTGATCTTATAATGAAGAACATTTGTGATGTTTCTCAGATGGATATATATTCTGCAAGGAACTGCAATATTTCGGTCCGCGTTAATATTGATAAAACCAATTACCAATATGTAGATCCTTTAATTGACTTGATACGAGAAAAAGAGTTGCAGAGTAAGGTTACAATGTATTTTGCTCCAATTGTTGATTTTGGAGGAAATGATGCGGGTAAAGAAAGCCTAGATAAGGAATTCTTTGCAGGTAAAGAGATAGAATGGTTGCTCCGCTGTTATGAAAATGAGATTAAAGTTAAGGTGTTGCCAAGTAGAACTCATTCTGTTTGTATGGCTGAGAATAGGGATTCAGAAGTTTTAGATGCCTTTGGTAATATTTATGCTTGTTGGGAGTTTCCATATTCCGAATCGTATGCTCAAGGTGATAGTTTGATTGGAAATCTTTTTCTTCCAAAGGAAACATATAATGAGAATGCAACATTACGTAATTGGAATGAGATGTTAACCTCAGGTGCAACATGGTGTAAAACCTGTAACCATCTGCCGGTTTGTGGCGGAGGATGTCCTAAATCATGGCACGAAGGTACTCCAGCCTGTCCACCATTTAAGTTCAACTACAAAGATAAATTGTTGTTAGACTATTATATCAAAAAGAAGAATGAAGTAGATAAGGAAAATAATGAAGTAGATAAGGAAAATATTGAAGTTATAAAATAG
- a CDS encoding outer membrane beta-barrel family protein gives MNLHLRNKNLNLTLGGGYSDGGYKENVRNQYFFTKISQSDWFNVNTNKTNFKRFVNNFVVDYQINKRSFISISLNQSHIKYTTVQKAQIEFFKKDLIDSTGETNGNDWNNLSTYSGSFNFHSDLKKNGSFIDLSFDYLSKKGETENKSKTNNYVNGKETGFERGIYSYAFSPKEVLSGKIDFVLSNSFLKHKVESGAKVIHFFNNSKIAYDQFVNEQSVFNNTITNDNFNYSETDIAAYVSLGRSYGKFSAKYGMRYEYTITTGHTIQLDQSYKNHFGYFFPSLFLQYKLSKSVAVDFSYVRRISRPKIWDVNPYRWFSSIYSYSVGNPYLVPSLQNSLEANVVIKDKLFINSYYNIRHDPIVSLPYSKFLFIENIKENNGRLISYGLNIDYNIQVGNWMQAGYGMGVGAMNFRTSYQYNYTRSPIIADLTASHSFQFKKDWSIDLVGRATLPGSSFDVTTQNGSLRVDIGVKKMLLAGKLGVSLSVADLFRSSSPVYTTKTLDFFSEQFNYYDFRSVSLSVKFKFGKALREAKTKSGVSSSEKMRI, from the coding sequence TTGAATTTACACCTGCGTAATAAGAACTTGAACTTAACTTTGGGTGGAGGGTATTCGGACGGAGGTTATAAAGAAAATGTAAGAAATCAGTACTTTTTTACTAAAATAAGTCAATCCGATTGGTTTAATGTCAATACGAACAAAACGAATTTTAAAAGGTTTGTAAATAATTTTGTCGTTGATTATCAAATTAATAAACGATCTTTTATAAGCATCAGCCTTAATCAAAGTCATATAAAATATACTACAGTCCAAAAAGCGCAAATAGAATTTTTTAAAAAAGACCTAATTGATTCGACGGGTGAAACTAATGGGAATGATTGGAATAACCTTTCTACTTATTCTGGGAGTTTTAACTTCCATTCGGATCTGAAAAAAAATGGCAGTTTTATCGATTTATCATTTGACTACTTGAGTAAAAAAGGAGAAACCGAAAATAAAAGTAAGACCAATAACTACGTTAACGGAAAAGAAACTGGATTTGAAAGAGGAATATATAGTTATGCCTTTTCTCCTAAAGAGGTCTTGAGTGGTAAGATTGACTTTGTTTTGTCAAATTCTTTTTTAAAGCACAAAGTTGAATCTGGAGCTAAGGTTATCCATTTTTTTAATAACAGTAAAATAGCTTACGATCAATTTGTAAATGAGCAGTCGGTTTTTAATAATACTATTACTAATGATAATTTTAATTACTCCGAAACTGATATTGCAGCATATGTGTCTCTTGGGAGAAGCTACGGGAAGTTTTCGGCTAAGTACGGGATGAGGTATGAATATACTATTACAACGGGACATACTATACAGTTAGATCAATCTTATAAGAATCACTTCGGTTATTTTTTTCCTAGCCTATTCTTGCAATACAAGTTATCAAAAAGTGTAGCTGTTGATTTTTCGTATGTTCGCAGGATTAGCCGGCCTAAGATATGGGACGTTAATCCTTATCGATGGTTTTCCAGTATATATTCCTACTCCGTGGGAAACCCATATCTTGTTCCTTCTTTGCAGAATAGCTTGGAAGCCAATGTGGTCATAAAAGATAAGCTATTTATCAACTCATACTATAATATAAGACATGATCCCATTGTTTCACTTCCTTACAGTAAGTTTTTATTTATTGAAAATATAAAAGAGAATAATGGTCGGCTTATAAGTTACGGTCTAAATATTGACTACAATATTCAAGTTGGTAACTGGATGCAAGCTGGCTATGGTATGGGAGTGGGCGCAATGAACTTTAGAACATCCTATCAGTACAATTATACCCGTTCGCCCATAATTGCAGATTTGACAGCGAGTCATTCTTTTCAATTTAAGAAGGATTGGTCGATTGACCTTGTTGGAAGGGCGACTTTACCTGGGAGTAGCTTTGACGTTACTACTCAGAATGGTAGTTTGCGTGTTGATATTGGAGTGAAGAAAATGCTATTGGCTGGTAAATTAGGTGTCTCGCTATCTGTTGCTGATTTGTTTCGTAGTAGTTCTCCAGTTTATACTACAAAGACATTGGATTTTTTCAGTGAACAGTTTAATTATTATGACTTTAGAAGCGTATCGTTATCTGTTAAATTTAAATTTGGAAAAGCATTAAGGGAAGCTAAGACCAAGTCTGGAGTTTCTTCTAGTGAAAAAATGCGTATCTGA
- a CDS encoding carboxypeptidase-like regulatory domain-containing protein, whose amino-acid sequence MNLGIRYVILLVVTCCFVQCIYAKDMHFNSFESIRDRLFYHNCPIREDTLQIIKGVVTDESGAPLEFVSITLMTDTDSSINKVVSDTSGFFRLPKIKAGCYKLRFSFLGYQRKDTILCVSNAIHLSINLKQEGTALKSVSIIDRKPLIEKKEDRTIYNVDGRPAFVGKPILDVLRLVPRVNVSGYAIEIRGKGTATIMINDKPIYLDGKSLVDYLNLFKDNIVSIEVVPNPPARYDAEGEG is encoded by the coding sequence GTGAATCTCGGTATTCGTTATGTGATCCTGTTGGTCGTCACATGTTGTTTTGTTCAGTGTATTTATGCTAAAGACATGCATTTCAATTCATTTGAATCAATAAGGGATAGGCTGTTTTATCACAATTGTCCGATCAGAGAAGACACCTTGCAAATTATTAAAGGAGTGGTAACCGATGAAAGTGGTGCTCCATTGGAATTTGTTTCGATTACTCTGATGACAGACACTGATTCATCAATTAATAAAGTGGTTTCTGATACCTCTGGCTTTTTTAGACTGCCGAAGATAAAAGCAGGTTGCTATAAACTAAGATTTAGTTTTCTGGGATATCAACGAAAAGACACGATACTTTGTGTCTCTAACGCCATTCATTTAAGCATTAACCTGAAACAAGAAGGGACTGCTTTAAAGAGTGTGAGTATAATTGATCGAAAGCCCTTGATCGAGAAAAAAGAAGATCGAACGATCTACAATGTTGATGGAAGACCCGCTTTTGTTGGGAAACCTATTTTAGATGTTCTGAGATTAGTCCCTCGTGTGAATGTTTCCGGATATGCGATTGAAATTAGGGGAAAAGGAACTGCCACTATTATGATTAATGATAAACCCATTTATCTTGACGGAAAATCGCTGGTTGATTATCTGAATTTATTTAAGGACAATATTGTTAGTATAGAAGTAGTTCCTAATCCTCCAGCAAGGTATGATGCGGAGGGGGAGGGGTAA